ACAAGTTCGGCTGATGTCAAAAAAGACCTGGCCTTCCTTGTTAAAGATTCCTTCCCGATAATGGGTCGTAATTCCCTCGTCAAATTCCGGGTCAAAGAAATCAGACAGAGCGGAGGCGGTTCCGTTAACGACAGCCAGTCCGCTGGAGGCGGCGGCAATCCAGCGGTAATTCTGACGAGCCGCCTGCAGGGCCGCCGTATTCAAATCCTGCCGATTGTCCCGATTGTGACAGGCCAGACAGTTGATTTCATATTTGCCGCTGATTTCCTGACGGGTCACCAAACGAGGATTTTTGGGGTCCGCCGGGACCTCGCCATAGCCGCCGCCGGGCAGATGAGTGCCGAACTCATTCAGATAATCCCACCCGCTCAATCCAACCTGCTCCGGCGTAAAGGTCCCCTTCCAGCCGCGTGGGGAGATGGGAATCTGGGTGCGGGTGCGGACATCCCGCAGCACCCAGGGCTGACCAGGCCGTCCCGGCGCGTCTTTGGGCTGCGGACCGGGAAAATGCCAGCCGGAGGCAATGGTTTCATAGTCATGGCACTGGCCGCAGGTCATCCGCGTTGAAAAGGGACGGGCGGGATTGTCCTGAGGACGAATCTTGACCCCCTTTTCATCCAGCAGGTCAATCCAGTGGACATAAGGGCTTCGGTTGGCGTCATTGCCGTCCCCGAGCCGTCCGCCCGGTTCTGCGGCGAATGCTGTTCCGACAGCCGCTGCGGCCAACACTCTAAGAATGAGCTGCTTGTTGCTGTTCATAGACACGTTCGGCGGCTGATTATACAGAAAACTCCTCAGGTTTAAATTCCAAACGGCACGCTTTTTCAACAGCCTCATTGACCTTCAGCACCGTTACGGCCGTCTCGTAGCCGACCTCCGCCGGACAGGTCAGCTTTTCGTTGCCGCGAATGGCCTCCAGGAAATTGCGGATGTGCGGCTGATGATACGGAACATTCATCGAGACCGGGATGCGATATTCCGCCATCGCCAACGTCCCTTCCCGAACATCCAGAACCGCTTCTTCTTTTTGGGTATTATCCACAACGGGTCTGCCCTCGGCCTTTTTCAGATAGCCCTTGGCAACCCAGGGGTCCCATTCTTCCTCGGGCACCCAGCTTTCCCGATAGAGACTGCCGCGGTTGGCTGATTCGGAAATAACGAGCGTTCCTTTAAGCCCCATAAACGATTCAAAATAGCCGTTGGCGCTGTTTGTCGTCAGCGTCTGGTAGAAAGCCCGCACCGGTCCTTCCGGTGTCTGATATTCATAGACGGCCATTACATTGTCGTACCACTCATGGTTTTTCCAGTAATCTATGCCGCCGCTGGCCATCACACTGCGGGGAGCCGTTCCCAAAAACCAGTTGTAAATATCAATCTGATGAGAGCCGAGGTCCACAATCGGCCCGCCGCCGAGCCCTTTGAACCACCGCCAGTTGCGGAACTGGTGCATATTCTTAAACCCATACTGATTCAGCACCGACTCCGGGATTTCCGAGCCGGCCGGCCAGTCCAGGTCCTCGCAGGAGGCCTTGCTTCGATTCCACTGACCATTGATGGTGGTAATTCGGCCGAGCAGTTTGGCTTCCTGGATGTATTTCTCGTAGCAGTACCGATAGCGCGGGTTGCTTCGGCGCTGATGCCCGATTTGCAGGAGTTTGCCGGTTCGGCGGGCGGCCTCGAGCATCCGTCGGGCTCCCTCGAGCGTATTGCTCATCTCTTTTTCACAATAAACATGAAGTCCCTTTTCCAGGCAGGCCACCGTCTGTTCGGCATGCCAGAAATCGGGTGTGGCGATAAAAACGGCATCCAAATCCGTTTCTTTGTCGAGCATTTCCTTATAATCCACATACGGTCTGCCTTCGTGACCGTAGGCGGCCTTGTAGGCCTGCACGCGCCGCGAGACCCGCCGGAGATTGACCTGCTCCCAGATGTCGCAAATCGCCAGAATACGGATATTCGCCTCCGGTCCCAGTTTAATCGCCGCATCCAGAAGGGCCTGCCCCTGAGCACCCGCTCCGATAAAGGCGACATTGAGAACATCTTTTTTCCCGTCCGCTCCGAGCGCCTTGCCGGAAACAAACAGCCCCGCACCAATGGCGGCGGTCGCTT
This is a stretch of genomic DNA from Anaerohalosphaeraceae bacterium. It encodes these proteins:
- a CDS encoding Gfo/Idh/MocA family oxidoreductase, which translates into the protein MSHSINRREFVKATAAIGAGLFVSGKALGADGKKDVLNVAFIGAGAQGQALLDAAIKLGPEANIRILAICDIWEQVNLRRVSRRVQAYKAAYGHEGRPYVDYKEMLDKETDLDAVFIATPDFWHAEQTVACLEKGLHVYCEKEMSNTLEGARRMLEAARRTGKLLQIGHQRRSNPRYRYCYEKYIQEAKLLGRITTINGQWNRSKASCEDLDWPAGSEIPESVLNQYGFKNMHQFRNWRWFKGLGGGPIVDLGSHQIDIYNWFLGTAPRSVMASGGIDYWKNHEWYDNVMAVYEYQTPEGPVRAFYQTLTTNSANGYFESFMGLKGTLVISESANRGSLYRESWVPEEEWDPWVAKGYLKKAEGRPVVDNTQKEEAVLDVREGTLAMAEYRIPVSMNVPYHQPHIRNFLEAIRGNEKLTCPAEVGYETAVTVLKVNEAVEKACRLEFKPEEFSV